Proteins encoded in a region of the Cupriavidus pauculus genome:
- a CDS encoding universal stress protein, whose translation MTNAAYSRIVVAVDGSATADLALGEAIRVASGGGATVLALFIVDSGVLLFDAGYYDVGQMEKAYVDSGKEALEKAAARLSAAGVAYETRLVTEPAVVGDIAASLNEAAREWNGDLLVIGTHGRRGVRRIVLGSVAEAVIRESTMPVLLVRGKPAEK comes from the coding sequence ATGACCAATGCGGCATACAGCAGGATCGTGGTGGCGGTCGATGGCAGCGCGACCGCCGATCTCGCACTCGGCGAGGCCATTCGCGTGGCCAGCGGCGGCGGCGCGACGGTCCTGGCGCTTTTTATCGTCGATAGCGGCGTGCTGCTGTTCGACGCGGGCTACTACGACGTCGGCCAGATGGAAAAGGCCTACGTCGATAGCGGGAAGGAAGCGCTGGAAAAGGCGGCGGCCCGACTGTCCGCGGCCGGCGTCGCCTACGAGACGCGCCTCGTCACCGAGCCCGCGGTCGTGGGCGATATCGCGGCCTCGCTCAACGAAGCCGCGCGGGAATGGAACGGCGATCTGCTCGTCATCGGCACGCACGGGCGCCGCGGCGTGCGCCGCATCGTGCTCGGAAGCGTGGCGGAAGCCGTGATTCGCGAATCGACGATGCCCGTGCTGCTGGTACGCGGAAAGCCTGCGGAAAAATAA
- a CDS encoding DUF1488 domain-containing protein has protein sequence MSISFPHATPTYCAASLTLSCPAMVDGNDTLYSITAEALESHFGARSTRKEDLVDAFTSNRSRIEQLAESLFQLTEAREIVLRSGHFRFAG, from the coding sequence ATGTCCATCTCGTTCCCGCACGCCACGCCCACCTACTGCGCCGCCAGCCTGACCCTTTCCTGCCCGGCCATGGTCGATGGCAACGACACGCTCTACTCGATTACCGCCGAGGCACTCGAGTCACATTTCGGGGCCAGATCGACGCGCAAGGAAGACCTCGTCGATGCGTTCACGAGCAACCGTTCACGCATCGAGCAGCTTGCCGAGAGCCTGTTCCAGCTGACGGAGGCGCGCGAGATCGTGCTGCGCAGCGGGCATTTCCGCTTCGCCGGCTGA
- a CDS encoding FUSC family protein — MPAALRLLRYWPDAAFVRRGVVYALAFLALASLSVLTGDNGYLWSATASIWTCLADRSGTAAARMRVLGAVGIGGGLACAIGSAVSQAPWLALPIVVAGGIAAGLAEVRGPAAALSAKLLYVVLIAACLQPMAGDVPVLAHAATASLDYLRGGLFACLACLVLLPSQRDTRPRAEIIAVYEALSRFAHAIAAEVFPDDTMPYKQDIRRRIEAARTAVLARRGWRDPLGMLRYAYTVAVADAIFALLIVAAELRGRHTDATPHHLPLAYAARCLGEVEQLVREALTQHAPDLPALSAILAQELRRLVAQRANASAPPTYQSALAALARFPVFADWKESFAWPRRGLHHGIDRLGHWLAEVAARDAQVTRHGLRLAMAGGLSLLPSQIWRLDHGYWVAVTVIMVLSPRLQTTRQISFKRFAGSLAGALAACLISLAHPTPVLALGISALFLAAAYAGRLAGNAGLFAFCLTPAVILFSWTGEPAASSSHVAALRGVDTAIGCLIALASYFVLSPRAELSRAFRHGLDALAANAVYLRAAIGAARTGSSAHTRLEALRVAAGRASTRAEDTLAQSAEDLSTDLKVAYGRVHATARRMAALAGVVRAGATEAAPSEAVQAMLEGIEASLAELAVRPGSAGRGRTFDAADAMGSGLSDTPEAASDADAFLLEQTRFVLHCVEAGHAAMHSVREAAAALDRPLRTTAIS; from the coding sequence ATGCCGGCCGCGCTGCGTCTTCTTCGATATTGGCCGGATGCCGCCTTCGTGCGGCGTGGAGTGGTCTATGCGCTGGCGTTCCTCGCGCTTGCGAGCCTGAGCGTGCTGACCGGCGACAACGGATATCTGTGGTCTGCAACGGCGTCGATCTGGACCTGCCTGGCCGATCGATCCGGCACGGCTGCCGCGCGGATGCGCGTGCTCGGTGCCGTGGGCATTGGCGGTGGACTGGCCTGCGCGATCGGTAGCGCGGTGTCGCAGGCGCCCTGGCTGGCGCTGCCGATCGTGGTTGCCGGCGGCATCGCGGCGGGACTGGCCGAGGTTCGCGGCCCTGCGGCGGCGCTCAGTGCCAAGCTGCTCTATGTCGTGCTGATCGCCGCGTGCCTGCAACCCATGGCGGGCGATGTGCCCGTGCTGGCCCATGCGGCAACCGCAAGCCTCGATTATCTGCGCGGTGGACTCTTCGCCTGCCTTGCCTGTCTGGTGCTGCTGCCCTCGCAGCGCGATACGCGGCCGCGCGCGGAGATCATCGCGGTGTACGAGGCGCTGAGCCGCTTTGCCCACGCGATCGCGGCCGAGGTCTTTCCTGACGACACCATGCCGTACAAGCAGGACATCCGGCGCCGGATCGAGGCGGCGCGCACGGCCGTGCTCGCGCGGCGCGGATGGCGCGATCCGCTCGGGATGTTGCGTTATGCGTACACGGTGGCCGTGGCGGACGCCATCTTTGCGCTGCTGATCGTCGCCGCGGAACTGCGCGGCAGGCATACCGACGCGACGCCCCACCATCTGCCGCTGGCCTATGCGGCGCGATGCCTCGGGGAGGTCGAGCAACTGGTGCGCGAAGCGCTGACGCAGCACGCGCCCGACCTGCCGGCGCTGTCCGCGATTCTCGCGCAGGAGTTGCGGCGGCTCGTGGCGCAGCGCGCCAACGCCTCCGCGCCGCCGACCTATCAGTCGGCTTTGGCCGCGCTGGCAAGGTTTCCAGTGTTCGCGGACTGGAAGGAGTCGTTTGCGTGGCCCCGTCGCGGCCTGCATCACGGGATCGATCGGCTCGGTCACTGGCTTGCGGAAGTGGCCGCGCGCGATGCGCAGGTGACGCGCCACGGGCTGCGGCTGGCCATGGCCGGCGGACTGAGCCTGCTGCCGTCGCAGATCTGGCGGCTCGACCACGGTTACTGGGTGGCCGTGACCGTGATCATGGTCCTGAGCCCGCGCCTGCAGACGACGCGCCAGATCTCGTTCAAGCGCTTTGCCGGTTCGCTGGCCGGGGCGCTCGCGGCCTGCCTGATCAGCCTTGCGCATCCGACGCCGGTGCTGGCGCTCGGCATCAGCGCGCTGTTCCTTGCCGCGGCCTATGCCGGCCGGCTCGCCGGCAATGCGGGGCTGTTCGCGTTCTGCCTGACGCCGGCGGTGATCCTGTTCTCCTGGACGGGCGAACCCGCGGCGAGCAGCAGCCACGTGGCGGCGTTGCGCGGTGTCGATACCGCGATCGGGTGCCTGATCGCGCTGGCCAGCTATTTCGTGCTGTCGCCGCGCGCGGAGCTGTCGCGCGCGTTCCGGCACGGACTGGATGCGCTGGCGGCCAATGCCGTGTACCTGCGCGCGGCCATCGGCGCCGCACGGACTGGATCGTCCGCGCACACGCGGCTCGAGGCGCTTCGGGTGGCGGCCGGGCGGGCCTCCACGCGTGCCGAGGATACGCTGGCGCAGAGTGCGGAGGATCTGAGTACGGACCTCAAGGTGGCGTATGGGCGGGTCCACGCCACGGCGCGCCGCATGGCTGCGCTTGCGGGTGTGGTGCGCGCCGGTGCGACGGAAGCGGCACCGTCGGAAGCGGTGCAGGCGATGCTCGAGGGTATCGAGGCGAGCCTCGCGGAGCTGGCCGTACGCCCGGGCAGCGCGGGGCGCGGGCGGACGTTCGATGCTGCGGACGCGATGGGCAGCGGACTGTCCGATACGCCCGAAGCCGCCAGCGATGCCGACGCGTTCCTGCTCGAGCAGACGCGTTTCGTGCTGCACTGCGTGGAAGCGGGCCATGCGGCCATGCACAGCGTGCGCGAGGCGGCGGCGGCGCTCGACCGGCCTTTACGGACGACGGCCATATCCTAG
- a CDS encoding nucleoside recognition domain-containing protein: protein MALNLVWLGFFLLAFLAACVKLALGDTAVFPAMLASLFDSARTAFEISLGLAGVMSLWIGIMRVGERAGVIDLFARLVNPLLRHFFPGVPQGHPAQGAMMMNVSANLLGLDNAATPLGLTAMRELQTLNRTPDTATNAQIMFIVLNTAGLTLIPTSVIAIRQAIAVKQGLVGFNAADIFLPTLLATGASCLAGFLAVAWVQRLNLWKPAVLGAFAVVAAFIGLLFLWLRHAPPDRVSQVTALAGAGFIMTLIMIFLLCGAIRRVNVYDAFIDGAKEGFGVAVQIIPYLVAILVAIGLFRVTGCMDVLMGGLTALFAWVGMNTDFVPALPVGLMKILSGAGARGLMVDVMTAYGVDSFQGRLAAIIQGSTETTFYVLAVYFGSVNVRNTRHALACALFADVVGLGAAVWIAYLFR, encoded by the coding sequence ATGGCACTGAACCTGGTCTGGCTCGGTTTCTTCCTGCTCGCCTTTCTGGCCGCCTGCGTGAAGCTGGCGCTCGGCGATACGGCCGTCTTCCCCGCGATGCTCGCCAGCCTGTTCGACAGCGCGCGCACGGCGTTCGAGATCTCCCTGGGGCTGGCCGGCGTGATGAGCCTGTGGATCGGGATCATGCGCGTGGGCGAACGCGCGGGCGTGATCGACCTCTTCGCGCGGCTGGTGAACCCGCTGCTGCGGCACTTCTTCCCCGGCGTGCCCCAGGGCCACCCGGCGCAGGGCGCGATGATGATGAACGTGTCCGCCAACCTGCTTGGACTGGACAACGCGGCGACGCCGCTCGGGCTGACCGCGATGCGCGAGCTGCAGACGTTGAATCGGACGCCCGATACGGCGACCAACGCGCAGATCATGTTCATCGTGCTCAATACGGCGGGCCTGACATTGATCCCGACCTCGGTGATCGCCATCCGCCAGGCGATTGCGGTCAAGCAAGGGCTGGTGGGATTCAATGCGGCGGATATCTTTCTGCCGACACTGCTCGCCACGGGCGCCTCCTGCCTGGCCGGCTTTCTCGCGGTAGCGTGGGTGCAGCGGCTCAATCTATGGAAGCCGGCCGTGCTGGGAGCGTTTGCCGTGGTGGCGGCGTTCATCGGGCTGCTCTTTCTGTGGCTGCGGCATGCGCCACCCGATCGGGTCAGCCAGGTGACCGCGCTGGCCGGCGCCGGGTTCATCATGACGTTGATCATGATCTTCCTGCTGTGCGGCGCGATTCGGCGCGTCAACGTCTATGACGCATTTATCGATGGCGCCAAGGAAGGGTTCGGCGTCGCGGTGCAGATCATTCCCTATCTGGTTGCCATATTGGTCGCGATCGGCCTCTTTCGCGTGACCGGGTGCATGGATGTGCTCATGGGCGGCCTGACCGCGTTGTTCGCCTGGGTGGGGATGAACACGGACTTCGTGCCGGCCTTGCCTGTCGGGCTCATGAAGATACTGTCTGGCGCCGGGGCCCGCGGGCTGATGGTGGACGTGATGACCGCGTACGGCGTCGACTCGTTCCAGGGAAGGCTGGCCGCGATCATCCAGGGATCGACCGAGACGACCTTCTATGTCCTCGCGGTCTACTTCGGGAGCGTGAATGTGCGCAACACCCGCCATGCCCTCGCCTGCGCGCTGTTCGCGGATGTCGTGGGACTCGGCGCGGCCGTGTGGATTGCCTATCTGTTTCGCTAA
- a CDS encoding DUF488 domain-containing protein: protein MAIRIVRLGSPRAAEEGLRLGTVRRPPRGVPRAEFASRDYYDVWYPVLAPTAELVAEALAAQHARDDKAWRVFVRKFRAEMAVADTSRTLDLLAALSHQTNFSLGCYCEEEHYCHRSILRALLAERGAKLI from the coding sequence TTGGCCATTCGTATCGTCCGTCTCGGATCGCCGCGCGCTGCGGAGGAGGGCTTGCGTCTTGGTACGGTGCGGCGGCCGCCGCGCGGGGTGCCGCGGGCCGAGTTTGCCAGTCGCGACTACTACGATGTCTGGTACCCGGTGCTTGCGCCGACCGCGGAGCTGGTGGCGGAGGCGCTGGCGGCCCAGCACGCCCGGGATGACAAGGCGTGGCGCGTCTTCGTCCGGAAATTTCGGGCGGAGATGGCCGTCGCCGATACCAGCCGCACGCTCGATCTGCTGGCGGCGCTATCGCATCAGACGAACTTCTCTCTCGGGTGCTACTGCGAGGAGGAGCACTACTGCCATCGGTCGATTCTTCGGGCGCTGCTGGCCGAGCGGGGTGCGAAGCTGATCTGA
- the tuf gene encoding elongation factor Tu produces the protein MAKEKFERTKPHVNVGTIGHVDHGKTTLTAAIATVLASKFGGSAKKYDEIDAAPEEKARGITINTAHVEYETANRHYAHVDCPGHADYVKNMITGAAQMDGAILVCSAADGPMPQTREHILLARQVGVPYIIVFLNKCDMVDDAELLELVEMEVRELLSKYDFPGDDTPIIKGSAKLALEGDKGELGEVAIMNLADALDTYIPTPERAVDGTFLMPVEDVFSISGRGTVVTGRIERGVVKVGEEIEIVGIRPTVKTTCTGVEMFRKLLDQGQAGDNVGLLLRGTKREDVERGQVLCKPGSIKPHTHFTGEVYILSKDEGGRHTPFFNNYRPQFYFRTTDVTGSIELPKDKEMVMPGDNVSITVKLIAPIAMEEGLRFAIREGGRTVGAGVVAKILD, from the coding sequence ATGGCAAAGGAAAAGTTCGAACGGACCAAGCCGCACGTGAACGTTGGCACGATTGGTCACGTTGACCATGGCAAGACGACGCTGACGGCGGCAATCGCCACGGTGCTGGCTTCGAAGTTCGGCGGCTCGGCAAAGAAGTACGACGAAATCGACGCGGCGCCGGAAGAGAAGGCACGTGGTATCACGATCAACACGGCACACGTGGAGTACGAAACGGCGAACCGCCACTACGCCCACGTTGACTGCCCGGGCCACGCTGACTATGTGAAGAACATGATCACGGGTGCGGCGCAGATGGACGGCGCGATCCTGGTGTGCTCGGCCGCTGACGGCCCGATGCCGCAGACGCGCGAGCACATCCTGCTGGCGCGCCAGGTTGGTGTGCCGTACATCATCGTGTTCCTGAACAAGTGCGACATGGTGGACGACGCCGAGCTGCTCGAGCTGGTGGAAATGGAAGTGCGCGAGCTGCTGTCGAAGTACGACTTCCCGGGCGACGACACGCCGATCATCAAGGGTTCGGCCAAGCTGGCGCTGGAAGGCGACAAGGGCGAGCTGGGCGAAGTGGCGATCATGAACCTGGCCGACGCGCTGGACACGTACATCCCGACGCCGGAGCGCGCGGTTGACGGTACGTTCCTGATGCCGGTGGAAGACGTGTTCTCGATCTCGGGCCGCGGTACCGTGGTGACGGGTCGTATCGAGCGCGGCGTGGTGAAGGTCGGCGAAGAAATCGAAATCGTGGGTATCCGCCCGACGGTGAAGACGACCTGCACGGGCGTGGAAATGTTCCGCAAGCTGCTGGACCAGGGTCAGGCTGGCGACAACGTGGGTCTGCTGCTGCGCGGCACGAAGCGCGAAGACGTGGAGCGTGGTCAAGTTCTGTGCAAGCCGGGCTCGATCAAGCCGCACACGCACTTCACGGGTGAGGTCTACATTCTGTCGAAGGACGAAGGTGGCCGTCACACGCCGTTCTTCAACAACTACCGCCCGCAGTTCTACTTCCGTACGACCGACGTGACCGGCTCGATCGAGCTGCCGAAGGACAAGGAAATGGTCATGCCGGGTGACAACGTGTCGATCACGGTCAAGCTGATCGCCCCGATCGCCATGGAAGAAGGTCTGCGCTTCGCTATCCGCGAAGGTGGCCGTACCGTCGGCGCCGGCGTCGTGGCAAAGATCCTCGACTAA
- the secE gene encoding preprotein translocase subunit SecE, whose translation MANPNVETVGASSGKWLLAVAVLLVVAGVIGFYVLAQQPAYVRGAALFAGLALGVVVALVSAPGKDFVGFAKESYREVRKVVWPTRKEAGQMTGLVFVFVVVMALFLWSADKLIEWVIFSLVLGWK comes from the coding sequence ATGGCCAATCCCAATGTCGAAACCGTAGGTGCCTCGAGCGGCAAGTGGCTGCTCGCGGTGGCGGTGCTGCTGGTGGTTGCCGGAGTCATCGGATTCTACGTGCTGGCGCAGCAGCCGGCCTACGTGCGTGGTGCTGCGCTGTTCGCCGGGCTCGCGCTCGGCGTCGTCGTCGCGCTGGTCTCCGCCCCCGGCAAGGACTTCGTTGGATTCGCCAAGGAATCGTATCGGGAAGTTCGCAAGGTCGTATGGCCGACGCGCAAGGAAGCAGGTCAGATGACGGGACTGGTGTTCGTCTTCGTCGTTGTCATGGCGCTGTTCCTGTGGTCGGCCGACAAGCTGATCGAATGGGTGATCTTCTCGCTCGTTCTTGGCTGGAAATAA
- the nusG gene encoding transcription termination/antitermination protein NusG, with product MTDNAQQETTAAESPSSKKRWYVVHAYSGMEKSVQRALQERIDRAEMQDKFGRILVPSEEVVEIKGGHKSVTERRFFPGYVLVEMEMTDETWHLVKNTSKVTGFVGGARNRPSPISQREVDKIMTQMQEGVEKPRPKTLFEVGEMVRVKDGPFTDFNGNVEEVNYEKSRLRVSVTIFGRATPVELEFGQVEKV from the coding sequence ATGACGGATAACGCCCAGCAGGAAACCACCGCCGCGGAATCGCCTTCGTCGAAGAAGCGCTGGTATGTCGTGCATGCTTATTCCGGCATGGAAAAGAGCGTGCAGCGCGCGCTGCAGGAGCGCATCGATCGCGCCGAGATGCAGGACAAGTTTGGTCGCATCCTCGTGCCGTCGGAAGAAGTTGTCGAGATCAAAGGCGGTCACAAGTCGGTGACCGAGCGTCGTTTCTTCCCGGGCTACGTGCTCGTGGAAATGGAAATGACCGACGAGACGTGGCACCTCGTGAAGAACACGAGCAAGGTCACCGGTTTCGTGGGCGGGGCGCGTAATCGCCCGAGCCCGATTTCCCAGCGGGAAGTCGACAAGATCATGACCCAGATGCAGGAAGGGGTCGAGAAGCCGCGTCCCAAGACGCTGTTCGAAGTGGGCGAAATGGTGCGCGTCAAGGACGGCCCGTTCACCGACTTCAACGGCAACGTCGAGGAAGTGAACTACGAGAAGTCGCGTCTGCGCGTCTCGGTCACGATCTTCGGACGCGCGACGCCGGTCGAGCTCGAGTTCGGCCAGGTCGAGAAGGTGTAA
- the rplK gene encoding 50S ribosomal protein L11 — MAKKIVGFIKLQIPAGKANPSPPVGPALGQRGLNIMEFCKAFNAQTQGMEPGLPVPVVITAFADKSFTFVMKSPPATVLIKKAAGVTKGSPKPHTDKVGKITRAQAEEIAKAKNADLTAADLDAAVRTIAGSARSMGITVEGL, encoded by the coding sequence ATGGCCAAGAAGATCGTTGGCTTTATCAAGCTGCAAATTCCGGCTGGTAAGGCGAATCCCTCCCCGCCCGTTGGTCCCGCACTGGGTCAGCGTGGTCTGAACATCATGGAGTTCTGCAAGGCGTTCAACGCCCAGACCCAGGGCATGGAACCTGGTCTGCCGGTGCCGGTGGTGATTACCGCCTTCGCCGACAAGAGCTTCACGTTCGTGATGAAGTCGCCCCCCGCGACCGTGCTGATCAAGAAGGCAGCCGGCGTGACCAAGGGCTCGCCGAAGCCGCACACCGACAAGGTGGGCAAGATCACCCGCGCCCAGGCTGAAGAAATCGCCAAGGCCAAGAACGCCGATCTGACCGCTGCCGATCTGGACGCAGCCGTTCGCACGATCGCCGGCTCGGCACGTTCGATGGGCATCACCGTGGAGGGTCTGTAA
- the rplA gene encoding 50S ribosomal protein L1, with the protein MAKVSKRVAANKAKIERTKFYAIDEALGLVKGAATAKFDESIDVAVQLGIDAKKSDQVVRGSVVLPAGTGKSVRVAVFAQGDKAQAAKDAGADVVGMEDLAEQVKAGNLNFDVVIASPDTMRIVGTLGQILGPRGLMPNPKVGTVTPDVAQAVKNAKAGQVQFRVDKAGIIHATIGRRSFEDTALKSNLAALLDALVKAKPATSKGVYLRKIAVSSTMGVGVRVDQASLAA; encoded by the coding sequence ATGGCTAAGGTTTCGAAGCGCGTCGCCGCCAACAAGGCGAAGATCGAGCGCACCAAGTTCTACGCGATCGACGAGGCTCTGGGCCTGGTGAAGGGTGCTGCCACCGCCAAGTTCGACGAGTCGATCGACGTGGCCGTGCAACTGGGCATCGATGCGAAGAAGTCGGACCAGGTGGTTCGCGGTTCCGTGGTGCTGCCGGCCGGTACCGGCAAGTCGGTGCGCGTGGCTGTGTTCGCCCAGGGCGACAAGGCACAAGCCGCCAAGGACGCTGGCGCCGACGTGGTCGGCATGGAAGACCTGGCCGAGCAAGTCAAGGCCGGTAACCTGAACTTCGACGTCGTGATCGCTTCGCCGGACACGATGCGTATCGTCGGTACGCTGGGCCAGATCCTCGGCCCGCGTGGCCTGATGCCGAACCCGAAGGTCGGCACGGTGACGCCGGACGTGGCCCAGGCTGTGAAGAACGCCAAGGCCGGTCAGGTGCAATTCCGTGTGGACAAGGCCGGTATCATCCACGCCACCATCGGTCGTCGTTCGTTCGAAGACACCGCGCTGAAGAGCAACCTCGCCGCGCTGCTGGACGCGCTGGTGAAGGCCAAGCCGGCCACGAGCAAGGGCGTGTACCTGCGCAAGATCGCCGTGTCGTCCACGATGGGCGTTGGCGTGCGCGTTGACCAGGCTTCGCTGGCAGCCTGA
- the rplJ gene encoding 50S ribosomal protein L10 has product MPLNIEDKKAVVAEVSAQVAAAQTIVVAEYRGITVGDLTKLRATARQQGVYLRVLKNTLARRAVEGTPFAGLAEQMTGPLIYGISADAVAPAKVLNDFAKTNDKLVLRAGSFDGKVLDANAVKALASIPSRDQLLAQLLGVMQAPVSGFARLLAAVAAKKAEGAPAEAEAAPADAA; this is encoded by the coding sequence GTGCCACTCAATATTGAAGATAAGAAGGCCGTCGTTGCTGAGGTATCGGCGCAAGTCGCCGCCGCCCAGACCATCGTCGTCGCCGAATATCGCGGCATCACGGTTGGCGATCTGACCAAGCTGCGTGCTACCGCCCGCCAGCAAGGTGTGTACCTGCGCGTTCTGAAGAACACGCTGGCCCGCCGCGCTGTGGAAGGTACGCCGTTCGCTGGCCTCGCAGAGCAGATGACCGGTCCGCTGATCTACGGTATTTCCGCAGATGCAGTCGCTCCGGCCAAGGTTCTGAACGACTTTGCCAAGACCAACGACAAGCTGGTTCTGCGTGCAGGTTCGTTCGACGGCAAGGTCCTCGATGCTAACGCCGTCAAGGCGCTGGCTTCGATCCCGAGCCGCGACCAGCTGCTGGCTCAGCTGCTTGGCGTCATGCAGGCACCGGTGTCGGGCTTCGCCCGTCTGCTGGCTGCAGTGGCTGCCAAGAAGGCAGAAGGCGCACCTGCGGAGGCCGAAGCGGCTCCCGCGGACGCAGCCTGA
- the rplL gene encoding 50S ribosomal protein L7/L12: protein MAITKDDILEAVGAMSVMELNDLVKAFEEKFGVSAAAMAVAAAPGAGGGAAAAEEKTEFNVVLAEVGANKVGVIKAVREITGLGLKEAKDLVDGAPKPVKEGVDKAAADEAKKKLEDAGAKVEVK from the coding sequence ATGGCAATCACCAAAGACGACATCCTCGAAGCCGTAGGCGCGATGTCCGTGATGGAACTGAACGACCTGGTCAAGGCGTTCGAAGAGAAGTTTGGCGTGTCCGCTGCTGCGATGGCTGTTGCCGCCGCTCCGGGCGCTGGTGGTGGCGCTGCCGCTGCTGAAGAAAAGACCGAGTTCAACGTTGTTCTGGCCGAAGTCGGCGCAAACAAGGTTGGCGTGATCAAGGCCGTTCGCGAAATCACCGGTCTGGGCCTGAAGGAAGCCAAGGACCTGGTCGATGGCGCACCGAAGCCCGTCAAGGAAGGCGTGGACAAGGCTGCTGCCGACGAGGCCAAGAAGAAGCTGGAAGACGCCGGCGCGAAGGTCGAAGTCAAGTAA